In Capricornis sumatraensis isolate serow.1 chromosome 2, serow.2, whole genome shotgun sequence, the DNA window CTCTTACTGCTGGTGGCACAAAAGCACAGAGATTTAGGTTCTTTGATGGATAAAACTCGGCCTAAAGAACAGTTAAACTAGATCATTACTGAGGGTCTTGCCCCCCTCTCAACTCCTATAAAAACCAAAACTCCAGATGCTTCAAGTACCTCATTTTCAATCTCCCTCCAGAGCAGGCGGGTAACAAAACCATTATTCTCTTTTCACAGTTGAGCAGACAGAGCTTCAACACATATAATTAGCTTCCTCCATGACATAGAAGTATTCCAGAGTCAATATTAAGAACAAAGCCTCTAGAGTCCTGGACCTCAGTTCACTTTTTCATGTTAACACTTTGGAGAAAAATGACAGTGATGACACTGTCATAGTTTATGACAGAGAAAAGGACTGAGTGCCCACTGGTGCCCCTGACTTTAACCCATTTTTCTCAAAAGGGTCACTGGGGGCCTCTCAGACTTAACTCACATCACCGGCTTGGGCTCTGGTTGGAAGACAAACAGGTTGCATGTGTCTTCTAGAAAAATCTCACTGGCACAAAAAGAGAACAGCATGTTTTCAACAGTGTCACACAGGAGAGGAAATACAGAAATCTGGGGATATGCAAGGGAGGAAGGCAGGCCTTAGTGCAGGAATTGTTAGCATTCTGTACCTGCTCATGTAAAAAGCTAGTGAATAGTGGTGAGTTTTTTGAAGTGGCTTTTATAGCCCCACCTGAGTCTTTTTCTTCCACAAATAACAGAGGCAGAGTAAAATGCCACCTCACGTGACACTGTTCTGTTCCAGACTTGTTCCATTTTTCTGTCTGGAGCCATCTTCTGTCTGTCTTGCAGTGCCAGAGGTAGACGGCGAAGCAGAGAGCATCAGCTCGCTGTGCTCACAGATCACCAATGCCTTCAGCACACCCTCTGAGGATCCCTTCTCATCCGCCCCAATGACCAAACCAGTGACAGTGGTGGCACCACAGTCTCCTGCCTTTCAAGGTTGGTGCTCACTTAGCCTGCAATTCTCTTTGAAACTAATAGTTGTATGACACTGATCACTAGTGTAAGTTGGCATCCTGAGCTTCCCAAGATCTGGTCAGACCCCCTGCGTTTCCCTGTTTGATACTGTCTCAGGCTCGTTACATTTCCCTGTGTGACAGTGTCTTTGTTCCCTTCCTGTTGCCTGAGATTGTCTGCATTTTGCATGTGCCTGCCCTCCTTTCACTCCATCCTGTCAGGAGCATCAGTAGTCCCAACCCACTGCTTTGCTACTTAACTGTTAAGAGACAAAGCACCCAACCAGTTCTCCAGAAACAGCAGTCATCAGAGTTGGTTCTAGCTTCATGCTTTCTTTACCACAGTAAAGAAAGCTGGGGTGATTTTGCCCCCTTGGGGAAAAATTTAGCATCCATTGTCTGGATCTGTTTTGGGTTTTGTGGTGTGGCAGAGGGTGGTTATTACTGACATCCCAGTGGAGGCCAGGGAGGCCCATAAACATCCTTCCATGTACACAGTAGCCACGTTACAACAGAGAACAATCAGGCCCAAAATATCTGTGGTGCCAAGACTGGACTCACCTAGTCTTTGCCCTTTCATAAGAGTCCCGTAAAGAAAAAGGCACTTCTCTTGgctcttcacttcatttcatcttCTATAGCAAGTATCCTAAAACTAGTCTTTGTGGCATTGAAGAATTAGTAAAAGTTGTTTTCAGAGATACTGAATTAACTCAGTTGACTCAAATTAACTGAATtgactcaaaaatcactgcagatggtgattgcagccatgaaattaaaagagccttactccttggaaggaaagttataaccaacctagacagcatattgaaaagctgagatattactttgccaacaaaggtccgtctagtcaaggctatggtttttccagtggtcatttatggatgtgagagttggactgtgaagaaagctgagcgtcgaagaattgatgcttttgaactgtggtgttggagaagactcttgagagtcccttggactgcacggagatccaaccagtccatcctaaaggagatcagtcctgggtgttcattggagggactgatgttgaagctgaaactccaatactttggccacctcatgcgtagagttgactcattggaaaagattctgatgctgggagggactgatggcaggaggagaaggggacgacagaggatgagatggctggatggcatcactgactcaatggacgtgagtctgagtgaactccgggagttggtgaactcagggaggcctggcgcgctgcgattcatggggtcgcagagagtcagacacgactgagcgactgaactgaactgattgactcaAAGGTCAACAGAGCCTGTATAACTTAAATTACAGATGTTAGAATTTGAGCTCATATAATtgatctttcttcatttcttttgggaGAGAGCTCAGAAGAAGTTTTGCTGTGCAGGCGTTTTTTTGCCTGCACCTGTTGAAAAGCTGCAACATGCTTTTCCTCCAGGAGGGagtctctttaaaaacaaaacaaaaccttaatATTCATATGCATCAGGTGGCATTTCATCTAACAGATATTTATACTGCCAACAATAGTAGGTACTATTTATTGGGCACTTAGCATCATGTCTGCCACGTACATCATGGTAAGGACTCTTGCATTTtcctcatctcatttaatcctcacaatagtcCTTTGAGATAGGCAtcacagataaggaaaattaggctcagaaaggttaagtgaacTGCCCAAATCACACAGCCAGGATGTAAACCCAGGTCTTTCTGAATATAGTTCCTGTTACATTCAGCTGACTTTGTGCCTATTTACAGGGTAGTGGGTATACAAAACTATAAATAGAATATAGTCCTTTTCCTGCCTTTAGAGGACTTGCAGTTTTTTGATAAGCTAGTCTTTTAGGCAAGCCCTGGGTCAATAGCACCAATGCCATAAGCATAGTTGCCAAGTCCTAAAGAGAGAATGATTATGGTGTAAGGCAGGAGAAGGTGCCTGCTTGTCTGCTGTATACCAAGTATAGAGAGCTGGGCAAAGGAGTAGAAACTGATGGGCTAGCCATCTGGAGTAAAGGAGCAAGGACTGGATTTTATTAAAGGGAGACAGGAAACAACAGTAAGTGCCTGAAGACATTACAAACATTACTGAAGGggaaaaagtcttaaaaagatgaaattaattcTGTAGCAAATTATAAATTAAGCAAATGAAAACATGTACCAAGTTTGATTTCTCAACTGTAATACGGGGTTTTTGAGAGAATTTATTGAgatgattggagaaggcaatggcaacccactccagtactcttgcctcgaaaatcccgtggatggaggagcttgagaTGATGCACGCTAAAGCACTATTAGAGTAGAGCCTAGCACAGAGTAAAGAGGACTGTGTCAACCACTACTGGCATAATCTGATCTTTTGAAATAGTGATAGATGACACTTTATCATTATGCCAAAGGCTAAGCTATGTCTAGAATAGATTTTTGCTGCTTGTAATACAAAGCAGTTCTTTTTAACTTAATTTGAAATTGTTTTTCGAGTCTTCATTACCTCTTTCCCCATAAACATGTTTTTCTAAAAGAGTCATTTAACTTTATCAGTACACCCATTTTAATTACAGCCTCTGATTCTCTTTGCCAAAAGGTTTGTGTATTCATTGCAGATGGCGTGGTTATCCCACACCAACTTTTCTGTCTTATCTTTCCACCAGTATTGCATATTGGCCTGACTGACCCGGCTCCAGGGGGTCACCTGTACACCCTGCATGAATTAACTCCATCAATGTTGTCTGCTCCCATTGTAGCTAATGGCACTGACTCAGCCTTCCATGTGCTTGCTGCTAAGCCAGCCCCTACTACTCTAGCACCCGTAGCAATGCCTGTGCGCGAAACCAACCCTTGGGCCTATGCCCCTGATGCTGCTAACAAGGGAATTGCAGCCACACATTCGGGTAAGGTGACCACAGATGGTGGTGAGGATTCTGGGATCAGATAAGTGACCTTGGTTTGAAAATCAGCCATTTACCTTAGTGGGAACCAGGAAGGAGTCCATTTAGGAAAAGTGGGATCCCTTTTGGAAATAAACTACTATTAAGGAAGGATGGTGTCAGAGAGGAGCTCTTAGAGGTGAGATTGATAATTCTTAGGACCCTAGAGCCACCCACAGAGCTTTCATAAGtcacagattcctgggccctcCCTTGCAAGAGCCTGTGTCTGGGTCTAGATCAGTGGACATGCCTGTAGGAAGAGAGAACTCTGCCTCCTACAAAAAAGACTACAAAAAGGCAGTTCACCAGGAAGACATGTGTCTGGAAGGCAGGCAGCAAGTCCCTGGTTATTCTCATTCTGTTAGAGCAGAAGGTGAATCACCTCAGCTCTTTAGAGTATGTGCAAGCTGGTTTCTGGACCATAGATGAGCCACACCAGTGGGGGCAGGGTTCTGATGCCAGCTAGCAGCTTCAGTTTTGTGCAGTTGAGCCATCTCTGGCACCTTCCAGACACGGCTGAGGTAAACGACAGACACACGGCTGAGGTCTCCTGGGTTCTCCCTGTCCTCCCACGAAACCTCCTCAGCTGGTAATAGAGACTTTCCTCCCACCTACCAAAACCACAGACCATCCCCCTGGGGGGGCTTGTTCCACATTAGGATTATTCAAATAATGGAGATTATCAGGTGAAGAAAAAAGCCCCTAAAGATCCTGATTCTTCCCTGTCTTCCTCTTGTTGCTTCCAGGGACCGAGTGGGGCCAGTCTTCCGGTGCTGTCTCTCCAGGTCTCTTCCAGGCTGGTCACAGACGCACTCCCTCCGAGGCCGACCGCTGGTTGGAGGAGGTGTCCAAGAGCGTCCGGGCTCAGCAGCCCCAGGCCTCAGCTGCCCCTCTGCAGCCGGTCCTCCAGCCGCCCCCACCCACTGCCATCGCCCAGCCAGTGCCACCTTTCCAAGGAAATACATTCCTCACCTCTCAGCCCGTGCCAGTGGGCGTGGTCCCACCCCTGCAGCCAGCCTTTGTCGCTGCCCAGTCCTATCCTGTGGCTAACGGGATGACCTATCCAGCCCCTAACGTACCTGTGGTGGGCATCACTCCCTCCCAGATGGTTGCCAATGTGTTTGGCACCGCAGGCCACCCACAGGCTGCCCAGCCCCATCAGTCTCCCAGCCTGGTCAAGCAGCAGACATTCCCACAGTATGAGACAAGCAGTGCTGCTGCCAGTCCCTTCTTTAAGCCTCCTGCTCAGCACCTCAACGGTTCTGCAGCTCTCAATGGCGTAGACGACAGCAGGTTGGCCTCGGGAGACAAGCAGACTGAGGCTCCTGCAGGCACCTGCACGGTGGATCCCTTTGAGGCCCAGTGGGCAGCCTTGGAAAGCAAGTCCAAGCAGCGTActaacccctcccccaccaaccccTTCTCCAGTGATTTACAGAAGACTTTTGAAATTGAACTTTAAGCAGTCCTTATGGCTTATGTATTTTGTCTGTACTTAGGCccgggtggggggtggaggtcaGAGGAGCAAAGGGGACTTTGCATTCCCAACCAGTAAGCTTTTCACTAATCCCAAAGGTCCCCAAGGGCATGTCCAGGCATAGCATGTGGATGGGGGTGATTGAAAAAAGTGGAGAGACCCATTCCTAGGGAAGAGCTGTTTTGCAGTTAGACTAAGAAAGTCAAGGACCTGTCCTCTGTCCCGCCTCCCTCAGCCCCTTACTAGTCTCTGGCAGCAGAGAGGCAGAAGTATCTGAACAGGAATCTGTATTCAAAGCACATTTACTGGAATATAAAACACAACGGGAAGCCAAACGATCTCCCTTCGTTTTCAGGCCTTTCACCTACCTGCTCTCTCAGCACTAGCCTTCTTAAAGATCGAGAACAGGGTGGCCTGTGCTGGGACTGGGGAAGAGAGGCAGGCTGTGCTGCTGGAATTCCCAGCAGGGCCTGTCAGGAGCTGCCCAGCAGAGCTGTGTTTTAGGGGTAAAGTTGAGCTTCCATTTTGAGtaagaataaatattataaatatatatcaaaaagccaaaatctttatttttatgcatttagaatattttaaatagttctcACTATTAAAAAGTTGTATGAGTTGTAAGTAATCTTGCCAAAGGTAAAAAGGTTAGCTGTAAGAAATTGTACATAAGATTGGTTTATCATTGATGCCTATTGAAGTAAAAAAAGAGGAAGGGCTGGAAGTGGCAGGTGGGATCCCTAGCTCACTTGGTATCACTTACTGTAAGTAGCACACTGCAACAACAATCATGCTTATGACCAGTATGGTCAGCTAGGTAGTAGTTTTAAATAAAGAGCAAGCAGTATTGTCTTGGTTTTACACCtgtaatgtctttattttaatggGTTCAATCTAAATAGAGAATGTCTTGTCTTTTCTATACTGCTGCAGTTTCCTTATGTTAATCCTTTAACACTAAGGTGACAATGATGTAATCATATCCATGAGACGGGAACGCAGGTTACCGTGTTGGTTTGTCATGTAGGTCttggtgggttttgttttgtcctTTTAAGTTTTGTTCCCACGAGTTTTGTGGGGATGGAGGTCCTAGTCTTGTTAGcactgcgtgtgtgtgcgtgcgtgcgtgtgtgtgcgtgcatccCTCCCTCTTGTGGTGAGCTGAACATCCTGTTGCCAGTTGTAGCCACTTGACCTCTGGTAACAACGTAAGATCCCATCTCATTTTTACTTTCGAACGTTGGCCTTACAATcaaatgtatgttatatatatatttgtactgATGAGAATTTATAATCtgctttaacaaaaataaatgttcGTGGTAGAAGCTTTTGCCATGAAGAGCTGTTCTTTGCCCTTTGCTCTATTAGCGAATGAGTCTCAGATCCTTGTGGTCTCGTCCTCTCTGCATTCCGCTGCTGCCGCAGATCTCTAGTGTGATGGCTAGAAAATCTTTCACTGGGGCTAGTATACTCTTAAAGTGCCTATCTGTATTCATACTCGAGCCTCCGGTCGTTCCTGAGCACATCTCTGAGGTCAGGTTATCGGTGCTCCGAGTACAGGCTTGAACCTGGCGGTTGTGTAGACACACAACCTCCACCCCAGCCCAGACCTAGTcgtcagaatttgcattttaacaagactcACATTCTGAGAAGTTGGGCCACAGCAGTGACTCTGAACCGTGGATATGTATGAGAGTCAtctgggagcttttaaaaatcctcATATCCAGCCCATACTCCAGACCAATTTAAATCTCCGGGGAGTAGACCCCCCAGCCTCAGTTCTTGAAAAAGCTCCCAgtgtgagaaccactggtctagacTGAGTTTTACTCTCACCATACCCCACCACTCTGACTAGTTCCAGGAGCTAGCTGAGGTCTGGAGTATGCCACCAATCTGACAAATAGTGATTTAACTAGAGAACAGTGGAGTCCAAGAAAGTAGCCCTTACCTTCCAATTTCTATAGCCAAACCAGCCATGGTACATGGAAGGGGATGCACCTCAATGgtttttaaaactggaaagaaaaaaaagacctctGTCCCCACCCATGTTTTGTTGCTGAATGAGAGGTAGACCAAGAAGTATCACTCACCCATGAAGCAATTGTTTCTTTTCCAGCTAGTGCTGGTAATAGAAATCACTTGTCCCGGTAATGCTGGTTTTTCCTGTGTCCCAGAAAGACCTGTTACTAGGCCCAGCCCGTCCTCTGGGGGATTGGGAGAAGGTTAAAGTGGAAAGGAACTCAGAAGCTCATTGAAACCAGGCCTCTTCTGTTCATCAAGGCCTTAAGAGGCTGAAAGAGGAAGAATGACCTCTCCTAACTCTGAAAccacttccctcttccctttcttaACGTCACCGTCCGTTCCACTGGTCCCTCTATCCTGTTGGTACTGTGCCTGGTTTTTAGTTTTCATTATCTCCCACTTTGCTGAGGGCTTTCACCAACTTTGTGCTATTAACTAAAGCTGGTCACTAGACTCCCTAGGAAGGGCTAGAGAGACTGGAGTGATGAACCCCATCTGGACCCCAGATGGGACCTAGGTCTAGCAAAGAATGTTTCCCTTACACACCAGGAGTTACCTTCCCCAATCAGACAGGACACACCTCCCCACCTAGCCTTCAGCAAAGGGAGAACCCTGGTAGCTGGTTTTAAAGACACAGTGAGCTGATCCTGCATAacaaatcagagagagaaattgtCAAGTGAAAAGTGTCCTTATTGCAAACAAGAGGCCGCTGGGTCAGAGCCGCCGACACCACTGGGACCGCTGCTGCTGGCCCTCCACGGTGGGGGGCGGCTCTGACCAGGCCAGTGTCTGTGGAGGAGAACTCCCTCCTCAGCCAGAGAGGGGAGACCGAGAGCCGCCTCCTCCCAGCACTACGAGCTGTGTCCCTGCTGCCAGACGGGCTGCACGGGCGGCTGGACACGGGAGCAGCTGGCGCAGCAGAAGCTGGAGTAGTACTCGTTGCCGCAGAGCCGGGCCTGCAGGACCAGGTCACAGTTGGCCAGCTCCGGCTGGTCGACACAGTCCCTGCTGGGGTCCCGGGGCTGGGCGGCCAGCACTGCGAGAcaccggggcggggtggggggggggagagaGGGTGGTGAGAAAGCTCCGTGTGGCTGGAAACACCTGCCATGTCGTTCCCCTAAAGGAGAGCAGCTCTGTAACCGCCGGGCTCCCAAAGATGCCGGTCAGTGTATCCCGGTAACACctgtgtgtccagctgagggcacACGGTCTTCACTGCCCTGGGCTCCACTTCGGCGTGCAGTGGGCCTCCTGTTATCCTTTTGtagctctcccccacccccaccgcttGCCCTAGTGCACAGCCCATTGCAGAACCCCAGATATTGACTCTCCAGCTGATTAAACATCTCTGGAAGTTAACCCCCTGCTCTGACTACTGAGACCTGAGGAGACGCATGAATATATGGCCGCAGCCTCTGGACAAGGAGAGCGGGGTCAGCCCCAAGCACAGTTTTGACTTGGCAAGAGAGGTCTTCTCTCTCTCACTGCTGGTTTCCTCCCACTTAAGCGTTTGTGCCTTCAGTAGCCCCAGCTCAGTCACTTAGCTCCCTAGCTTTCCAGCTGTTCCCACTTCCCCCAGACACAGCAGAGCCCATCAGGCCAGTGATGGAGGACAGGCTGGCAGCGGTGGCGCTGAGGCAACACTGCGCGCAGAGCGCCGGGTGCCTCCCCTCGGAATCCGCTCGGCACGTCCATAACTTATAAATCACCGTGGGACTTGCGTTCCACTGCTCCGTCTTCGGACTGAAGTCGCTTTGCCTAGTTAACCTCCCTTTTCTTTCTGGGAGGGGCTCTCAGGGCTCAGCTTGGCTTAGGCCTGACAGCAGCTCCCCAGAGTCGCCTCACGGGGCTGCAGAAGGGCCccctccacaccctccccccgGATACAACTAGTAGACAACACCTGAGCAGCCAATGGCTTTGTGAGAAGGCTTGGCTCATCAGTGTAACAAGAGTACGAACTACCTACATTTACATAAAGAACAAGTCATTTATGCTTATTTTTTACAATCGTCACTTTGGTTATCAACTTAATCTCAGCCATCGTAGCTCCTGGGCTCATCACAGACAGAGGTAAGCAGGTGCCGGGCGTGATGGTGCAGGCTGGGCACCATTCTGGCTCTGCCCCTTCCAGCCAGGGGACTTAATGGTTACATAAGCTCTCCGTGTCTGCTGTCTCATTTGGAGTTAATGATAGCAACTGAAGCACATAGTAACCATGGCTAAAATAACCAGCACGTAACTGGGGCATTCCCATTCTGAAAAGTGTGAGTGACCCCCACTCCCCATGTTTTAACCTTAcagtattttctgtttctcaccCTAGACCTTTAGGTAAAAAGCTTGAGagcactttgttgtacagcagaaactaacacaacattgcaaagcaactaccaataaagaaaaaaagagaaagcaagctcGCAAGCTGTCCCCAAAGTGGGACCAGCTCAAGGGCCCTGCCCGTACTAACACTGCAGTTCCAGCATGCCGCCAAACCATGAGCAGGGCAGTGAGGCGGCCTCAAGCAGTGAGAGGCCACAAGAAGCTTAAATGGGTGACGGCAGCTACATACAGCTCAACTGACGGAACCAACACAgttgaaggagagaggaagatggCTTCTCCTTAAGAGGTGCCCTCCTCCCCCGAAGAAAGTGTCTCAGGTTACCAACACTCATCGAACGGGGCAGAAGAAAGACGGCAGGACTGAGGCCGTAAGTGTGCCGTCTCGGAGGCAGTCCCATCACACCGTTTCACCTTGGTGACCATGCATCATTAGGAGCCCTACCAAACTCCAGCGTCAGTTGAGTTTCTGGTTCTAGTTTGGCTTCCCATGCAGACACGCCTCTACCTAATCACAGACATGCCCATGTGGGGGCCCCCTGACACCGATCTTTCTCACTTAAACCTGCACTCTGGCCTGTCTCAAGTCTTGTAAGTTTGGTAAGTATGTGGACAAGAGATCTATCTGCTGGGCATGATTGAGGTGAAAAGCAGCTCCTCCAGGATGGTGCCTTCACCAGGGTACCaccttcacacacacatgcactcagcCTGAGCACCTGGTGAtgccaggccctgccctgggccctggctggGTCCCAGTCCCTGTCTTCATAAACTGGAAGCCCACCATCAGGCCCGCTCACTAAGCAACATTTCTACCAGACTGCAGCCTCTAACCTGGCCAGTTCCACGCTCAGCCTGGCAGATAGGAGGCGGCCAGGCCCGACGCCCTGCGTGGTCCTGGTGAGGTGCTACAGCCATGACCGTCCAGGCCCACCAGCACAGCTGGGCCCTGGCAGTTCCCTCCCAGGGCTGTTTTGGGCCACGTGATGACTGGCTTGCCCCAAGTCACATAACCAGGAGCTGGCAGAGCTCTGCGTCCGGCCGCACACGGCCAGCTCCCGAAGACAAGCAGCTGCCTGGGGTGGGCCTTCCTTACCCGGCGGGAGCACCTTCACCTCGGTGCTGCGGCTGACGGCCTGGCTTCCACGGTAGGCGCTGCACGTGTAGGAGCCCTCATCCCTGGCCCGCAGGTTGTGGATCAGCAGCGTGCCGTCCGGGGACTGGTGCACGCGGTGGCTGTCGGCCCGCACTGGCAGCCCGTTCCTGGAGGAGAGAGGATGCTGGGAGACCCTGCAAGCCCTGGGGGGTGCTGAGCTGGATCTCCCAGGGCCGGGGAGGGGGCCGTCTAAGGCCTCCTCCAGAGCCACCCACTGACCCAGACGCACTCAGGGCAAACCTCCGAGCCTGGGGGACACTGGGCCATTTCCTGCCTGGAGTGTTGGGGGGCTCAGATTACCCCAGGATCCCCAGTGCCTAGCCTCGTCCTGACATACTGCAAGGAAGAAGGGGGCATCAAACTGTTTACTGAATGAAGAAAAGCCCAGCAGACTTGGGGTAAAAGACCACCCAAAGCCCCCAGAGCTGAGtggagcccagtgtttctcagccCAGCAGAGCATCCGCCACCCAGGAGACATGTGGCAACATCTGGAGACTTTCTGTGGCCATAACGTGGGAGGGAGTGCCACAGGCACCCCGAAGCTGGACATCCCCCAACGCACCCTGACAACTAAAACCGTCAGCCCAGGACGTCGACAGAGAAGCTCTGGTGTGTAGCCCAACCAGCAGAGAAGACAGCGGTCCTGGCAGGGCTTCCCCATAAAGGGAGGAGGGCGCTGTAGCCCCTTCCCCTGGCACCAGGCCAGGAGGCAGGAGCAGACGTGAGGGGGAGGGGTGCAGGTGGCAGCAACGTTCTGCACAAAGGTGGACCCCCGCCCCCGGTTTGGGCTGTAGAGCTCAGATGTGAGGGCCTGAGGGCCAGGAACAGAGCCTCACCTGGACCATCGGATGCTCACGCTTTCTCCTGGCACCACACACAGCAGCCGAGCTGTGTCCCCTTCCGGCACCGCCATCGTGGAGGGCAGCCCCGTGATGGTCAGCTCCCCTGGGCCCGAGGAGGGGGGCACTGTCAGCCACGGCACACCCGTGGTGTCCCTCCTGACCCCAGAGGCCACTGGCCACACGCACCCACCCACTCAAGCTGCGCCTCACCCAGCACTCGGAGCTGGACCCAGCGCTGGTCCCGGTCGTGCCCGTTGAACGCGACACACGTGTAGAAGCCTCCATCCTCCACAGCTACGCGGCTGATGACCAGGGAGCCATCGGACTGCAGCTGGTGTCTGGGGGGGCCAAGCACAGTCAGGTGGCTCCATCCCAAGGCTCccggtgggtgggaggggggtcaggGTCTCCCGTCCCCTGGTGAAAGGCTGAGTGGGCCCTGCCAGTCAGCGGGGTCTGACCACCCTCCAGCTGCTGGCACTCTCCTTTACTTAATGACGCCTGACTTTAAAACCTGGCAACAAGCAGATCATTGCAAGTTTTCGGATACAAAATAATTCTGGTTTGggtttcaaggtttttttttctaCACTCGTTTATTAGGCTGGGTCCTGGTTCGGTCACTTTTGAGCTGGGTGGTGGTAAGCTTCCGTGCGTCACATGCGGATAAAACAGCAGCCTTTAGCTCTTCTGCATGTCACGTGAAAGAGATTAAGCCTCAGCACGGGCCCCATATATGTTAGGTCTTACGATTACAGCCAGAAGGGTATCTGCCTCCACTTCGTCCCAACAGGCCGTCACCTGTTGGCTGGCTTCTTGTGATTGTCCACTAGCCACACTCTGGAAAGGTCCAGAGATCCCAGCGTGGTCTGCCCAAGGAGCCCTCCGCCTAGCAACCCCGTCTCTCCAGAGGCCCTGGGGTCCCGCTCAGGTCTGACCAGGGCACGGCATCTGCCCAGACGGGGCGGGACCGGAGGCAGGACAGGGGAGGGGAGCTGAACAAacctgggggaggagagaggctgcCCGTCTCTCTGCCACTCGATAGTCGGGGGTGGGAAGCCCTCAGCACGACAGGTCAGCCGGACTCGCTGGCCCAGCTGGGCGTCCAGCACCCCGGGCTGGCTCCGGTCAAGACGCACCCTGCAGAGCAAGCGTCACTCAGCTGGGAGGGGGCTCCTCGCCGCTGCCTCCCCCTGACCACCCTCCTGCCTGGGGACGGGACCCCTACCCGGCCTCATGGGCCCCTTCTCCCCACAACCCTGACAAGATTCCGCTCTCCAGCCTCAGCCCTTCATTCTGGTTGGGAGACATCGACAAATACCTGGGACCCAGGCTCAAAGCCAGCTCTGGCTTTCTCACCTCCGCCACCAGAATTTCTGCGTCCTGCCCACCCTGCACCAGGTCCCTGATGTGGGCCCCTCCAGCCCTCTCCACCTGCTCTGTAAACTCCCTTCTTCAAGGCCGGCTCAGCCCTCTAGCTCCTGAGGCTAGGGCCAGGATGGGCTCCGCTCCCCAGTGCTCCCGGTGGTGGGCAGGACTCCCCATCCCCGCTTCAGAGGCCGGGCTCCGGGAGCCACGTTCACCCTCCCCTCCCAGAGCCCCGAGCAGGCGGCCAGCAAGCCTGGTCACAGCACACGCCGGCCTGGGGACTGTCCACTTGCCCTCCCTGACCCCGGCCCGCGGTGGGCCAGCCGGCCGGCAGACAGTGCTGAGCACCA includes these proteins:
- the NUMB gene encoding protein numb homolog isoform X4, whose amino-acid sequence is MNKLRQSFRRKKDVYVPEASRPHQWQTDEEGVRTGKCSFPVKYLGHVEVDESRGMHICEDAVKRLKATGKKAVKAVLWVSADGLRVVDEKTKDLIVDQTIEKVSFCAPDRNFDRAFSYICRDGTTRRWICHCFMAVKDTGERLSHAVGCAFAACLERKQKREKECGVTATFDASRTTFTREGSFRVTTATEQAEREEIMKQIQDAKKDKTADGSSVAPGNIATSPSSPTSPTLDATASLEMNNPHAIPRRHAPIEQLARQGSFRGFPALSQKMSPFKRQLSLRINELPSTMQRKTDFPIKHTVPEVDGEAESISSLCSQITNAFSTPSEDPFSSAPMTKPVTVVAPQSPAFQANGTDSAFHVLAAKPAPTTLAPVAMPVRETNPWAYAPDAANKGIAATHSGTEWGQSSGAVSPGLFQAGHRRTPSEADRWLEEVSKSVRAQQPQASAAPLQPVLQPPPPTAIAQPVPPFQGNTFLTSQPVPVGVVPPLQPAFVAAQSYPVANGMTYPAPNVPVVGITPSQMVANVFGTAGHPQAAQPHQSPSLVKQQTFPQYETSSAAASPFFKPPAQHLNGSAALNGVDDSRLASGDKQTEAPAGTCTVDPFEAQWAALESKSKQRTNPSPTNPFSSDLQKTFEIEL